In Microbacterium galbinum, the genomic stretch GGTCGAGAGCGCGATGTTGCGCAGCTGCTCGATCACCCCGCCGAACAGGATCACACCCGAGAACAGCCAGAACCACGGGCCGCCCAGGTCGAGCAGGGCCGCCTCGGGCTGCGACAGGTAGAGCACTCCGGCGACGAGGAAGGCCACGGCCGAGATCACGCTCGAGAGCACCATGACCGCGTGCTTGCGGTGCCGATCGACGATCGTTCCGAACATCATCGCGAAGAACGCGACGAACAGCATGTACGCGCCGCCGATGACGCCGGTCGCGAGCACCGACTGCGTCTCGATGTAGACCCAGAAAGTGAGCGCGAACCAGAGGAAGCTGGTCGTCACGTTGGCGATCAGCGTATTGACGAGGACGTTGAGGAACGCCCGGTTCGCTGCGGTCCGCTGCATGGGTTCGAGGGTACTCAGGACCACCGACATCCGATACGGGTTCGGGCGAATAGGCTGGGTCGGTGACCATTCAGCACGACCCCGCGATCCGGGGCTTCGCCAGTGACAACTACTCCGGCATCCACCCCGAGGTGCTCGCCGCGATCGCGACCGCCAACGACGGCCACCAGGGCGCCTACGGCAGCGACGCGTACACCGCGCGCCTGCAGGAGGTCGTTCGCTCCCACTTCGGCGAGCGCGCCGAGGCCTTCCCCGTCTTCAACGGCACGGGCGCGAACGTCACGGGCCTGCAGTCGATGCTCCCCCGCTGGGGTGCGGTGATCGCGGCCACGACCGCGCACATCAACGTCGACGAGGGCGGTGCCCCCGAGAAGATCGGCGGATTCAAGCTGCTCACGGTGCCCACCGACGACGGCAAGCTCACCCCCGAGCTCATCGACCGCGAAGCCTGGGGCTGGGGCGACGAGCACCGCGCGCAGCCGCTGGTGGTCTCGATCACCCAGTCGACCGAGCTCGGCACCCTCTACACCGCCGACGAGATCCGTACGATCGCCGATCACGCGCACGAGCGCGGCATGAAGCTGCACCTCGACGGCGCTCGCCTCTCGAACGCCGCCGCCGCCCTCGATCTGCCGCTCGCGGCCTTCACCACGGATGCCGGCGTCGACGTGCTCAGCTTCGGCGGCACCAAGAACGGCGCCATGCTCGGCGAGGCCGTCGTGGTGCTGAACCCCGAGGCATCCGACGGGCTGGTCTACTCGCGCAAGTTCAACATGCAGCTCTCGTCGAAGATGCGCTTCGTGTCGGCGCAGTTGATCGCTCTGCTCGAGGGCGACCTGTGGCTGCGCAACGCGCGTCACGCGAACGCCATGGCCGCCCGCCTCCGCGGCGAGATCGAGCAGGGCATCGCATCGGGTTCGATCACCGGCGTCGCCTTCACGCAGCCGACCCAGTCGAACGGCGTGTTCGCGACTCTGCCCGACGGCGTCGCCGACGCGCTGCGCGAATCGTTCCGCTTCTACGACTGGGATGCCGCGCGCAACGAGGTGCGCTGGATGTGCAGCTTCGACACCCACGAGGACGACGTCGACGCGTTCGTCGCCGAGCTCGCGCGCCTCACGGCCTGAGGCCGCGCGGAGCCTCGGCCGGCGCGCTCATCGCTTCGACTTGCGATACCCGGCCTTCACTGCCGCAGCCTCGGTCCGGAAGCACTCCTCGGGCTTCGTCTTCGAGTAGTAGGCACCGGATGGCACGTGATAGATGTGCGAGCTGGCGTTGCCCTTGATCGGCGCCCACGACGGGCAGTCCCACGACGAGACGGGTGTGGTCCGGTTCGGGTACGTCACCGCAGCGGATGCCGTGGACGTCCGCTGCGCCGTGACGTAGCCGCTCTTCGCTCCGGTCACCCGTACTGTGACGCGCTTGCCGACCATGCCCGCCGTCACGGAGAGCGTGGAGCCCGTCGCGTTCGCGATGGCCTTCCCGTCGAGGTACCACGCGTAGGCGATGCGGGTGCCGGCGGTCCAGGCACCGGCGGCGGCGGTGAGGCGGTTTCCCACGACGGCGGAGCCGCTCAGTGTCGGCGTCGGGGCCGCGAGAACCGCGAGCACGGCGGACGTCGGGACGGAACGCTTCGCCGCTGTAGCGAACCCGGCCTTCGTGCCGGTCACGACGACCGTGATGGTCTTGCCCGCTGCTGTCGCCGGGATCTTGAAGGCCGTCGTCGTCGCCTTCGGCACCGCGACCCCACTGACGTACCACTGGTACGTCAGCTTCGCTCCCGCCGTCCAGGTGCCGGCCGCCGCGGTGAGCGTCTGCCCGACGATCGCCGAACCCGAGACCTTGGGCACGGGAGCCGTCATCGGCTGGACGACGGCGGATGTCGCCACCGATGTCCGCGTCGTCACGAGATACGTGGCCTTGCGTCCCACGACCTGCACCGAGATCTTCTTGCCGACCAGCGACGCGGGGACGACGAAGGTCGCCGCGGTGGCCTTCGAGATCGCGACTCCGTTCGCCAGCCACTGATACGTGAGCGCGGCCCCGGACGTCCACGACCCGGTCGATGCGCTGAGCTTCTGCCCGACCGTCGGGGATCCGGTGATCGTCGGCGTCGCCGCCTCCATCAGACGCAGACTCTCGAGCTTCGCAGTGATCCCCGTACGGACGGTCGCTGCTCCCAGAACGATGCGTTCCGCCTGGGCGATTCCCGGTGCGTCGTTCCACCATTCGGACGACGCCCCCGTCACCGCCGATACGAACGCGACACGGTAATCCCCGGCCGGCAGCCCGCCGACGGCGAACGTGCCGGTGTCGGAGACGTAGTCCGCCGAGGTCGCAACTGTGCCCGTCCCGGAACCGGGGTAGACGGCCACGGCGATGCGCCTCCCCCGCAGATCGACACCGGCGGGGACCGTCACCGATCCCGAGACGAGCGCCGACGCGGTGAGAGCCACGTCGTACGCCAGACCCGCCGAGTCCACGACGACGGTCGCAGCGCCGTCCGGAGTCGTCGAGTCGACACCCCAGCGGTCGAAGACCGCACGTCCCCGCGAGACGACGGCGAGCAGGACCTCGCCCACGGGCACCTGCAGGGAATAGCTCCCCGTGTCACCGACCGGGGCCGCCGCGAGCGGTGAGGCCACGTCGGATCCCGGCGAGTACGCGACGACGTACGTGCTCCCACTCGCCAGGGCGACGGCTGCGGGGAACGTTACCGTCCCGGCGACGACGCCCGTCTCGGGAACACCCTCGACGGGTTCCGTCGGCTGAGCCGCGCGCTCGGCCGCGGCGATGGCCGCCCGCGGGAGACGATCCGCGAAGGAGGCGAACGCCGGCTCGGTCGCGGCCACCGTCGCTCCTGCGATCTGGGCCGAAGCTGCGGGCGTTGCCACCGCGATCAGCATCGACGCCAGCATGACAGCGGCGACCGTGACAGCAACGGATCGACCGAAGCGCGGGCGCAGGGGGATCGCCATGGGCATCCTCTCGGAGGGACGGGACGCGATCGAGTATCACGCCGAACACGGCTCTCTCGGAGCAGATCGCCTATGACATAGATACACCGGCAGAGGCCTCGAAGGCCATATGCAGAATGCGATGTGCCGCCGGCGCGCTCAGCGCAGCAGGCCGAGGCTCGCGAGCGCCTGCCGGATGAGCGTGCCGCGGCCGCCCTCCATCTCCGACCAGACCGCGTCTGAGCCGGCGGCCTCGGGCGAGAACCAGGTGACCTCGAGGGCATCCTGACGGGGTTCGCAGGTACCGGTGACCGGCACCACGAAGGCGAGCGACACGGCGTGCTGCCGGTCGTCGTGATAGGCGCTCACGCCGGGGATCGGGAAGTACTCGGCCACCGTGAACGGCAAGGGCTGGGGTGGGAGCAGCGGGAACGCCATCGGACCGAGGTCGTTCTCGACGTGGCGGAACAGCGCGTCGCGGATGGTCTCGCCGAAGCGCACGCGGCCCGAGACGATCGTGCGCGTCATCTCACCCAGGGGCGTCGAGCGGAGCAGGATGCCGATCTCGCTCACCTGGCCGGATCCGTCGGTGCGCACCGGGATCGCCTCGACGTAGAGCATCGGCAGGTGCCGGCGCGCCTCCTCGAGCTCGACGTCGCTCAGCCACCCGGGGTTCGCGTCGGGCGCAGGGGGCTGGGGTGCACCGTCGCCGAAGCCGCCGAGGCCGTCGTCGTCGGGCTCGGGGTCGGGATCAGGTGTGCGCACCGCCATGTGTCCTTTCTACCAGCAGCATCCGACTTCCCCTATGGCCATGCCGTGCCGGGGGCCGGGCCGGTGTCGGCGACCCCTGGCAGGATGGACGGCATGAGCGAGGAGTTGACGATCGACGACGCCGCGACCCGGTGGGTGCCGGGCGACCGCACGGGCAAGCCGCTGCTGGTGCTGCTGCACGGCTACGGCGCCGACGAGCACGACCTCATCGGCCTGGCCCCGTATCTGCCCGCGGACATCGCCGTGGCATCCGTCGCTGCCCCCCTCGCCCCTCCGTTCCCGATGCCGGGCCGGTCCTGGTACCCCATCGAGGGTCTGAACGGTCGTCGGCCCGAAGACGTCACGGTCGCCGCCCGCGCGTTCCTCCGCTGGCTCGACGCCGTCGCCACCGACGCGTCGTCGGTGGCACTCCTCGGCTTCTCGCAGGGCGCGGCCGTCGCCCTCCAGACGCTGCGCCTCGCCCCTGAGCGGCTCGGCGCGGTCGTCGCCCTGAGCGGGTACGCCACCCCGGGCGACCTGCCCGGCGACGAGGCCCTGCGCGACCTGCGTCCGTCGGTGTTCTGGGGCCGCGGATCGGCCGACGACGTGATCCCCGAGGCGCTCATCACGCACACCTCGCTGTGGCTCCCCGACCACTCCACGCTCTCCGGCAGGGTATACACCGGGCTCACGCACAGCATCTCCGAGGAGGAGCTCGGCGACGTGCACCAGTTCCTCGCGCTCTGGCTCGAGGGCATCGCCGGCGAGTGACCCGCGCGGCCCTCGGTCACGGCGCTCCGGCGCGACACGCCCGGGTTGCACGACGGCATCCGCCGGGGGTATCGTCGTCACGTCCTGTCCGCCGTGTCTGGAAGTCCTTTGATCTGATCCGTCGCCGCCGCGCTCCTCTTTCCGCGCGCTGACCCGACGATCGCCGACTCCACCCGGCCGCTCTCCTCCCGCCTTCGACGGCGCCGCGCAGGAGACCCGCCGTGCAGGCCCGGTGTCAGTGCACCCTCGCACTCGACAGGAGACACACCGTGTCAACCCCCACCCTTCACGCATCGGTCACGCTCGACCGCCTCACCTTCGCCTGGCCCGACGGCTCCACCGCCCTCGATTCCGTGTCGGGCGCCTTCGGCGCGGGTCGCACCGGCCTCGTCGGCCGCAACGGCGCCGGAAAGTCCACCCTGCTCCGCCTCATCGCCGGCGAACTCGACCCGACGGCGGGCACGGTGACCACCACCGGTGACGTCGCGTACCTGCCGCAGCAGCTCACGCTCGCCGTCGAACGACGCGTCGCCGACCTGCTCGGGGTCACGGCGGCGCTCGATGCCGTCCGCGCGATCGCGGCCGGCGACGTCGACCCCGCCCACTTCGACGCGGTCGGCGACGACTGGGACATCGAGGCGCGAGCCGCGGCATCCCTCGCCGAGGCCGGTCTCTCGCCCGAGTTCCTCGACCGTCGCGTCGGGGAGCTCTCGGGCGGTGAGGCGGTGCTCGTGGCGATCGCCGGCATCCGTCTGCGGCGCGCCCCGATCACGCTCCTCGACGAACCCACCAACAACCTCGACCGCGACGCCCGCGCGAAGCTCGCCGCGATGGTGACCTCGTGGAAGGGCACGCTCATCGTCGTCAGCCATGACGTCTCGCTGCTCGACAGGATGGACGACACCGCCGAACTGTTCGGCCGCACGCTGAGCGTGTTCGGTGGACCGTACTCCGAATGGCGCGCGTGGCTGGACGCCGAGCAGGATGCCGCGCGACAGGCCGAGCGCGATGCCGCCCAGGTCGTGCGCAAGGAGAAGCGCCAGCGCATCGAGGCCGAGACCAAGCTCGCGCACCGTGCGCGCACGGCCCGCAAGGCCGAGATCGAGAAACGCGTGCCGAAGATCATCGCGCACGGCCGGAAGATGGCCGCGGAGGTGTCGGCCGGCAAGCTTCGCACCGAGGTCGGGGCGAAGGAGGATGCCGCGCGCGCCGCCCTCGACGAGGCGGGGCGCCGCGTGCGCTCCGAGGCGTCGATGAAGATCGAGCTGCCCGACCCGCAGGTCTCGCGCAGCCGCCGCATCGCCACGATCGCCGATGCGGAGAGGTCGTGGGTCGTGCAGGGCCCCGAGCGGGTCGCGCTGATCGGGCGCAACGGTGCAGGCAAGACGACCCTGCTGGAGCGCCTGGTCGCCGGGGCCGCGTCGGAGGACGGACGGGCGGTTGCCGCCGCGCACGTCGATCACATCGGCTACCTGCCGCAGCGGGTCGACGGCCTCGACGGGACGCTCACCGTGTTCGAGAACATCACCGCGGCCGCTCCGCACGTGCCCGAGAAGGAGTTGCGCAATCGGCTCGCACGCTTCCTCATCCGCGGCGCGACGGCCGACCGGCCGGTGGGGGCCCTGTCGGGAGGCGAGCGCTTCCGCGTCGCGCTGGCGACGCTGCTGCTGGCGGATCCCGCGCCGCAGCTCGTGGTGCTCGACGAGCCGACGAACAACCTCGACCTCGACACGGTCGACCAGCTCGTCGACGCGCTGACGGCGTACCGCGGCGCCGTGCTGGTCGTGAGCCACGACGACGCCTTCCTCTCCCGTCTCGCTCTCGATCTCACTCTCGAGATCGACGGCGAGGGGATGCTGCAGGAGGTGTGAGCGGCCGGAGCGCGCTCACTCGAAGGTCACGACGAGCGCGCTCCCGCTGACCTCGACCGTGCCGCTCGTTGACAGCTCGCCCTCGAAGGTCACCGGCTCC encodes the following:
- a CDS encoding threonine aldolase family protein; the protein is MTIQHDPAIRGFASDNYSGIHPEVLAAIATANDGHQGAYGSDAYTARLQEVVRSHFGERAEAFPVFNGTGANVTGLQSMLPRWGAVIAATTAHINVDEGGAPEKIGGFKLLTVPTDDGKLTPELIDREAWGWGDEHRAQPLVVSITQSTELGTLYTADEIRTIADHAHERGMKLHLDGARLSNAAAALDLPLAAFTTDAGVDVLSFGGTKNGAMLGEAVVVLNPEASDGLVYSRKFNMQLSSKMRFVSAQLIALLEGDLWLRNARHANAMAARLRGEIEQGIASGSITGVAFTQPTQSNGVFATLPDGVADALRESFRFYDWDAARNEVRWMCSFDTHEDDVDAFVAELARLTA
- a CDS encoding sunset domain-containing protein codes for the protein MAIPLRPRFGRSVAVTVAAVMLASMLIAVATPAASAQIAGATVAATEPAFASFADRLPRAAIAAAERAAQPTEPVEGVPETGVVAGTVTFPAAVALASGSTYVVAYSPGSDVASPLAAAPVGDTGSYSLQVPVGEVLLAVVSRGRAVFDRWGVDSTTPDGAATVVVDSAGLAYDVALTASALVSGSVTVPAGVDLRGRRIAVAVYPGSGTGTVATSADYVSDTGTFAVGGLPAGDYRVAFVSAVTGASSEWWNDAPGIAQAERIVLGAATVRTGITAKLESLRLMEAATPTITGSPTVGQKLSASTGSWTSGAALTYQWLANGVAISKATAATFVVPASLVGKKISVQVVGRKATYLVTTRTSVATSAVVQPMTAPVPKVSGSAIVGQTLTAAAGTWTAGAKLTYQWYVSGVAVPKATTTAFKIPATAAGKTITVVVTGTKAGFATAAKRSVPTSAVLAVLAAPTPTLSGSAVVGNRLTAAAGAWTAGTRIAYAWYLDGKAIANATGSTLSVTAGMVGKRVTVRVTGAKSGYVTAQRTSTASAAVTYPNRTTPVSSWDCPSWAPIKGNASSHIYHVPSGAYYSKTKPEECFRTEAAAVKAGYRKSKR
- a CDS encoding DUF4916 domain-containing protein, with product MAVRTPDPDPEPDDDGLGGFGDGAPQPPAPDANPGWLSDVELEEARRHLPMLYVEAIPVRTDGSGQVSEIGILLRSTPLGEMTRTIVSGRVRFGETIRDALFRHVENDLGPMAFPLLPPQPLPFTVAEYFPIPGVSAYHDDRQHAVSLAFVVPVTGTCEPRQDALEVTWFSPEAAGSDAVWSEMEGGRGTLIRQALASLGLLR
- a CDS encoding alpha/beta hydrolase, yielding MSEELTIDDAATRWVPGDRTGKPLLVLLHGYGADEHDLIGLAPYLPADIAVASVAAPLAPPFPMPGRSWYPIEGLNGRRPEDVTVAARAFLRWLDAVATDASSVALLGFSQGAAVALQTLRLAPERLGAVVALSGYATPGDLPGDEALRDLRPSVFWGRGSADDVIPEALITHTSLWLPDHSTLSGRVYTGLTHSISEEELGDVHQFLALWLEGIAGE
- a CDS encoding ABC-F family ATP-binding cassette domain-containing protein, giving the protein MSTPTLHASVTLDRLTFAWPDGSTALDSVSGAFGAGRTGLVGRNGAGKSTLLRLIAGELDPTAGTVTTTGDVAYLPQQLTLAVERRVADLLGVTAALDAVRAIAAGDVDPAHFDAVGDDWDIEARAAASLAEAGLSPEFLDRRVGELSGGEAVLVAIAGIRLRRAPITLLDEPTNNLDRDARAKLAAMVTSWKGTLIVVSHDVSLLDRMDDTAELFGRTLSVFGGPYSEWRAWLDAEQDAARQAERDAAQVVRKEKRQRIEAETKLAHRARTARKAEIEKRVPKIIAHGRKMAAEVSAGKLRTEVGAKEDAARAALDEAGRRVRSEASMKIELPDPQVSRSRRIATIADAERSWVVQGPERVALIGRNGAGKTTLLERLVAGAASEDGRAVAAAHVDHIGYLPQRVDGLDGTLTVFENITAAAPHVPEKELRNRLARFLIRGATADRPVGALSGGERFRVALATLLLADPAPQLVVLDEPTNNLDLDTVDQLVDALTAYRGAVLVVSHDDAFLSRLALDLTLEIDGEGMLQEV